One window of Triticum dicoccoides isolate Atlit2015 ecotype Zavitan chromosome 5A, WEW_v2.0, whole genome shotgun sequence genomic DNA carries:
- the LOC119303112 gene encoding pentatricopeptide repeat-containing protein At3g22670, mitochondrial-like: MQRCCRVIVSQPAVLRPHKGNHAASRFCTAGFELPEWFRNPKKDGDSFDGDDHDKFVLPIKSDPVEERSHGGSSKPLSLRPEAASHEDAEFEADFDEASRILTSCFASPEAIVIAMDCCPVRVSDRMVDKILRRFGSDWLAAFGFFMWAGAQEGYCHSADSYNSMVDILGKFKQFDLMWGLITQMGEIGGLVSLATMTKVMRRLAGASRWSDAIDAFNKMDRFGVVKDTTAMNVLLDTLCKERSVKRARGAFQELRGSVPPDESSFNTLVHGWCKARMMNEARDTMKEMEEHGFKPSVITYTSLIEAYCMEKDFQTAYAILNEMRSKGCPPNVITYTIVMHALGKDGRTQEALDIFDKVRRDGCAPDASFYNSLIYILGRAGRLEDANSVVDKMSSTGVPPTVATFNTLISAACDHSQAENALKMLVRMEEQSCKPDIKTYTPLLKLCCKRQWIKVLRFLICHMFRKDITPDFSTYTLLVTWLCRNGKPAQSCLFLEEMVLKGFTPKKETFDLVVEKLDKANLHSAKKKVQLLTLRAAAVKV; encoded by the coding sequence ATGCAACGATGCTGCCGGGTCATTGTGTCGCAGCCGGCTGTGCTCCGGCCACATAAAGGCAACCACGCCGCGTCACGGTTCTGCACTGCAGGCTTCGAGCTGCCCGAATGGTTCAGGAACCCAAAGAAGGACGGCGACTCCTTTGATGGTGATGACCATGACAAATTTGTGCTCCCGATCAAGTCTGATCCCGTGGAGGAACGGAGCCATGGAGGCAGCTCCAAGCCTCTGTCGCTCCGCCCCGAGGCTGCCTCCCACGAGGACGCCGAGTTCGAGGCTGATTTCGACGAAGCCAGCAGGATCCTGACCTCTTGCTTTGCGTCCCCGGAGGCCATCGTGATAGCCATGGACTGCTGCCCTGTCAGGGTATCAGACCGCATGGTCGACAAGATCCTAAGGAGGTTTGGCAGTGATTGGTTGGCGGCGTTCGGGTTCTTTATGTGGGCCGGTGCTCAGGAAGGCTACTGCCACTCTGCTGATTCATACAACTCGATGGTTGACATACTAGGAAAGTTCAAACAGTTTGATTTGATGTGGGGCTTGATCACTCAGATGGGTGAGATTGGCGGTTTGGTGTCGCTGGCAACGATGACAAAGGTGATGAGGAGGCTCGCTGGGGCCAGCCGGTGGAGCGATGCCATAGACGCCTTCAACAAAATGGACCGGTTTGGTGTTGTGAAAGACACCACAGCTATGAATGTCCTCCTAGACACGCTGTGCAAGGAGAGGAGCGTGAAGCGCGCAAGAGGCGCGTTCCAAGAGTTGAGGGGATCGGTACCTCCCGACGAGAGTAGTTTCAACACGTTGGTCCATGGGTGGTGCAAGGCGAGGATGATGAATGAAGCCCGTGATACGATGAAGGAGATGGAGGAACATGGCTTCAAGCCTTCAGTGATAACTTACACCAGCCTGATAGAAGCATACTGCATGGAGAAAGATTTTCAGACGGCTTACGCCATCCTAAACGAGATGCGCTCGAAAGGATGCCCTCCAAATGTTATCACATACACGATCGTGATGCACGCTCTAGGGAAGGATGGAAGAACGCAAGAAGCTTTGGATATATTTGACAAGGTGAGGAGGGATGGCTGTGCCCCAGACGCTTCCTTCTACAACTCTCTCATATACATACTCGGCAGAGCAGGGAGACTGGAGGATGCAAACTCCGTCGTCGATAAGATGTCCAGCACTGGAGTTCCCCCCACTGTTGCTACCTTCAACACCCTAATTTCTGCTGCCTGTGACCACTCCCAGGCAGAGAATGCCCTGAAGATGCTGGTTAGGATGGAGGAGCAGTCATGCAAGCCTGACATCAAGACGTACACCCCATTGCTGAAGCTGTGCTGCAAAAGGCAATGGATAAAGGTACTCCGGTTCCTCATATGCCACATGTTCAGGAAGGATATCACCCCTGATTTCAGCACCTATACCTTGTTGGTAACCTGGCTGTGCCGGAACGGGAAGCCTGCTCAGTCTTGCCTGTTCTTGGAGGAGATGGTCCTGAAGGGTTTTACGCCAAAGAAAGAAACGTTTGATCTTGTGGTGGAGAAGCTTGATAAGGCAAATCTCCATTCAGCGAAGAAAAAGGTTCAACTTCTCACCCTGCGGGCAGCTGCTGTGAAAGTGTGA